From the genome of Petrotoga sibirica DSM 13575, one region includes:
- the aldA gene encoding aldehyde dehydrogenase has product MRRYKLFLNGEFVESSSGKMIKVINPANEEVISEVPEATIEETKKAIDAAYEAQKKWEKLPAIERAKYLKKIADGIRKNAKMLTEILMEEQGKIRSLAETEINFTTDYIDYMAEWARRIEGEIIPSDKPNENIFLYKAPIGVVAGILPWNFPFFLIARKMAPALITGNTIVVKPSSDTPNNAFEFAKIVAESDLPKGVFNLITGRGSVVGEELASNPKVGMVSFTGSVEAGSKIMALASKNITKVSLELGGKAPAIVMDDANIDDAVKYIKQSRVINTGQVCNCAERVYVHEKVADEFIEKMTIAMEDTKYGVPLKETNIEMGPLINKNALESVKGFVKRAIDQGAKLLTGGEDSKFEKGYYYKATVLANCTQDMEIIQKEVFGPVLPIVTFKDLDQAIEYANDCEYGLTSSIYTQNLDVMMRAANEIKFGETYVNRENFEAMQGFHAGWRKSGIGGDDGKHGLEEFLNTHVLYIQYNTNKK; this is encoded by the coding sequence TGGTAAAATGATAAAGGTAATAAATCCAGCCAACGAAGAAGTAATCTCCGAGGTTCCTGAAGCAACGATTGAAGAAACTAAAAAAGCTATAGATGCAGCATATGAAGCTCAAAAGAAATGGGAAAAATTGCCAGCTATAGAAAGGGCAAAATATTTAAAAAAGATCGCAGATGGCATAAGAAAAAACGCTAAGATGTTAACAGAAATATTAATGGAAGAACAAGGTAAAATTAGAAGTTTAGCAGAAACTGAGATAAATTTCACTACGGATTACATCGACTACATGGCTGAATGGGCTAGAAGAATTGAAGGAGAGATCATCCCAAGCGACAAACCAAATGAAAATATTTTCCTATATAAAGCGCCAATTGGTGTAGTTGCGGGGATACTTCCATGGAATTTTCCTTTTTTCTTAATTGCCAGAAAAATGGCCCCAGCGTTGATTACAGGAAATACTATAGTTGTAAAACCAAGTTCCGATACTCCAAACAACGCCTTTGAGTTCGCAAAGATAGTTGCAGAAAGCGACTTACCAAAAGGTGTTTTCAATTTGATAACAGGTAGAGGTTCAGTTGTTGGTGAAGAGTTAGCTTCCAATCCAAAAGTCGGAATGGTAAGTTTTACTGGAAGTGTTGAAGCAGGTTCAAAAATAATGGCATTAGCTTCAAAAAACATCACAAAAGTATCTTTAGAGTTGGGAGGAAAAGCTCCTGCAATAGTTATGGATGATGCCAACATAGATGATGCGGTAAAATATATAAAACAATCAAGGGTAATAAATACAGGACAAGTTTGCAACTGTGCCGAAAGGGTATACGTGCATGAAAAGGTAGCAGATGAATTTATTGAAAAAATGACTATAGCAATGGAAGACACAAAATACGGTGTTCCTTTAAAAGAAACCAATATAGAGATGGGACCTTTGATCAACAAGAACGCTCTTGAATCTGTTAAAGGATTCGTTAAAAGAGCTATAGATCAAGGGGCAAAACTGTTAACAGGAGGAGAAGACAGTAAATTTGAAAAAGGATACTATTACAAAGCTACAGTTTTAGCCAATTGTACTCAAGATATGGAAATAATTCAAAAAGAAGTTTTTGGTCCAGTACTTCCCATCGTTACTTTCAAGGATCTTGATCAAGCCATTGAATATGCAAATGACTGTGAGTATGGTTTAACATCGTCTATTTACACTCAGAACCTAGACGTTATGATGAGAGCGGCAAATGAAATAAAGTTTGGTGAGACTTATGTAAATAGAGAAAATTTTGAAGCTATGCAAGGCTTTCACGCTGGCTGGAGAAAATCTGGTATCGGTGGAGACGATGGAAAACATGGTTTAGAGGAATTTCTAAACACACATGTATTGTATATTCAATACAATACTAACAAGAAATGA